GCTCCCTAGGCGAAGCAGTCAAAGGTGATCCACTCAACGCGGCGAGCGTTGCAGGGACTTAACGAGCCCATGACCAGTGAACCCGATCCTCAGGAGCTTCCACGACGACGACCTCATACTTCTCCAACATGGGTAGCAGGACGTTCTCCAGTTCGCGCTTCCAAAGCTCCCCTTCATAAAATTTTGCTTTCATAGGCTCACGCGACGAGAGATCAGGGAAGCCCCGCATAAAGAAGAAGGTGTCAGGATCTTCTACGGAGAGAAATGGGCCTAATATTTTCATCCCGATTTCAGTGTGCGCCGGGATAGACTTGGAGCGGAATATATCAAGAAATTGAGCACGCTTGCCGGGCTTGGTCTTATAGGTTCGCATTTCGATGATCATTGAAAACACCTCTGGCATCATACTTGCGCGGCTCCGCCACGATCTTTTCGATCTCATCCCGCTCGGGACTCGAAGGGATGATAGGGCGCATATGTTCGATAGTCAATGCCGAACACGGCAACGGGAATCCGCTAAATGGGGGGAAGAGTATGGGCTGACAACCTGCCGTCTGGGGCATGTGGTGGGTATAGGCTAAGGCATTCTGGTGCTCCGTGCCGCTTGCTGGGATAGGGTGTGAACCCTAGACCATGGTCTAGCCACGGAGCGCCGGATTGATCCCGGTGTCGCAGCCGTCACGAACGCTCGCCCGTGCTCAGCGTGATTCCGAGCAGCCGAGCGGCGTTTCCGGCAAAGATCGCCCGCATCGTCTCATCGCCGCACCCGAGTTCCCAGCAGGCGCGCAGCTGATCCTCAAGATACCGGACCGCGAATCCACGGGGGAACCAGCTCGAATCCGTCCCGAAGAGGATCCGCCGCGGGCCCACGGTTTCCAAGAACTTCCGGAATAATCCCCCCAGCGTGAGATCGTACGGCATCCACCGCATCCATTCGTTCGATCCCGAGGTGTCGACGTGGACGTTCCCGCACACCCAGGCCAGGTGTAGGAGCTCTCTCGGATAGCCGCAGCCAAAGTGAGGGATGATGAACGGGATGCCCGGAAAAGCCCGGGCGACGTCCTGCAGGGTGAGCGGGCTCATGTTGGGGTGGGCAACGATTCCCTGATACCGGAGCGGTCCGAAGTGGATGAGAACCGGAATCCCCAGCCGCTCCGCGGTTTCCCACACCGGCCAGAGGCGTTCGTCGCCGATGCCGGCCGAGAGCAGCGGGGCGATCAGTTTGTAGCCCCGCAGCCCGAGCGTTGTGACAGCCCGTTCCAGCTCCGCGGCCGCGTCGGGGCGGAACGGATCGTGATGGGCAAAGCCAATGAACTTGTCCGGATGGCTCGCCGCGACTCTGGCGAGGCGGTCGTTGTCGCCCCCGGTCACGAAGACGATCCGGACCAGGCGGTGACGGTCCACCTCGGCCGCCCACCGCGTCGCCATCTCATTGTCCGACCCGGCGGACTCCGGGTCCGGAAAGCCCCAGGCGCGGCGCCAGGCCCGCTGGTCCTCGGTGAGCCAGCCCATCACCCGATCCCATTTGGCCTGTCCGTGGCG
This DNA window, taken from bacterium, encodes the following:
- a CDS encoding NIPSNAP family protein, encoding MMPEVFSMIIEMRTYKTKPGKRAQFLDIFRSKSIPAHTEIGMKILGPFLSVEDPDTFFFMRGFPDLSSREPMKAKFYEGELWKRELENVLLPMLEKYEVVVVEAPEDRVHWSWAR
- a CDS encoding amidohydrolase family protein; protein product: MSARPPVLDVHAHFPVRDGRDPAREAYVARHGQAKWDRVMGWLTEDQRAWRRAWGFPDPESAGSDNEMATRWAAEVDRHRLVRIVFVTGGDNDRLARVAASHPDKFIGFAHHDPFRPDAAAELERAVTTLGLRGYKLIAPLLSAGIGDERLWPVWETAERLGIPVLIHFGPLRYQGIVAHPNMSPLTLQDVARAFPGIPFIIPHFGCGYPRELLHLAWVCGNVHVDTSGSNEWMRWMPYDLTLGGLFRKFLETVGPRRILFGTDSSWFPRGFAVRYLEDQLRACWELGCGDETMRAIFAGNAARLLGITLSTGERS